The Kitasatospora sp. NBC_00374 genome has a segment encoding these proteins:
- a CDS encoding PH domain-containing protein, producing MSPEPAGPPTTGTDDPARGVLPGPRAGQAPDGPADGADGLAWQRLSLRSVPVHLSWFLAPVATTAGTVLGGDGTLNLQALITLATLTVAFGVVAAVNLMRCLTTRYRITHDRLEVRKGLLFRSSRTVLLERVRNADVTAKPLYRVLGLASVAVGVAGGGSSGGSLSLDGVTRDQATELRRDLLNRRAALLAADGAPAAEAEDAAIVRFDRTWVRYAPLTIWGVGGLFAALGVTYRTLHEMQVDPLELGAVRGLVDTFTSVPVWVAVPVTLLAVAAVGTAGAVALYVEGWSGFRLEREEGGILRVRRGLWIHRSVSIEEQRLRGVEVVEPMLLRWGGGARLHAVASGLGTAEENRARGTLMPPSPRSEVLRVAAAVLGDDRSPTETAELARHPRRALRRRINRGLLVVLPLVGVVALPGIWVPAFLTAAGVAAAVLLPVAVLLAVDAYRTLGHGLAGPYLVSRAGTFAHRTVALRREGVIGWTVSRSFFQRRAGLLTLAAATAAGAGVYRVRDVAEGDGLAFAEQAVPGLLAPFLERD from the coding sequence ACCGGCACGGACGATCCCGCCCGGGGCGTCCTGCCCGGACCGCGCGCCGGGCAAGCGCCCGACGGGCCCGCCGACGGCGCCGACGGGCTTGCCTGGCAGCGGCTCAGCCTGCGCTCCGTCCCCGTCCACCTGAGCTGGTTCCTCGCACCCGTCGCCACCACCGCCGGCACCGTCCTCGGCGGGGACGGCACCCTCAACCTCCAGGCCCTGATCACCCTGGCCACCCTGACGGTCGCCTTCGGCGTGGTCGCCGCCGTCAACCTGATGCGCTGCCTCACCACCCGCTACCGGATCACCCACGACCGGCTGGAGGTGCGCAAGGGCCTGCTCTTCCGCAGCAGCCGCACCGTCCTGCTGGAGCGCGTCCGCAACGCCGACGTCACCGCCAAACCGCTCTACCGCGTCCTCGGCCTCGCCTCCGTCGCCGTGGGCGTCGCCGGCGGCGGCTCCTCGGGCGGCTCGCTGTCGCTGGACGGCGTCACCCGCGACCAGGCCACCGAACTGCGCCGGGACCTGCTCAACCGGCGCGCGGCGCTGCTCGCCGCCGACGGCGCACCGGCGGCGGAGGCCGAGGACGCGGCGATCGTCCGCTTCGACCGCACCTGGGTGCGCTACGCGCCGCTGACGATCTGGGGCGTCGGCGGCCTGTTCGCCGCGCTCGGAGTCACCTACCGCACGCTCCACGAGATGCAGGTCGACCCGCTGGAACTGGGCGCCGTGCGCGGCCTGGTCGACACCTTCACCTCCGTCCCGGTCTGGGTCGCCGTCCCGGTCACCCTGCTGGCCGTCGCCGCCGTCGGCACCGCGGGCGCGGTCGCCCTGTACGTCGAGGGCTGGTCCGGCTTCCGCCTGGAGCGCGAGGAGGGCGGCATCCTGCGGGTGCGGCGAGGGCTGTGGATCCACCGCTCGGTCTCCATCGAGGAGCAGCGCCTGCGCGGCGTCGAGGTGGTCGAGCCGATGCTGCTGCGCTGGGGCGGCGGCGCCCGGCTGCACGCCGTCGCGAGCGGCCTCGGCACCGCCGAGGAGAACCGCGCCCGGGGCACCCTGATGCCGCCCTCACCCCGCTCCGAGGTGCTGCGGGTGGCCGCCGCGGTGCTCGGCGACGACCGCTCGCCGACCGAGACCGCCGAGCTGGCCCGCCACCCCCGCCGGGCGCTGCGCCGCCGGATCAACCGAGGCCTGCTGGTCGTCCTGCCGCTGGTCGGCGTGGTGGCACTGCCCGGGATCTGGGTGCCCGCGTTCCTCACCGCGGCCGGGGTCGCCGCGGCCGTGCTGCTGCCTGTCGCCGTGCTGCTCGCGGTGGACGCCTACCGCACCCTCGGCCACGGCCTGGCCGGGCCCTACCTGGTGAGCAGGGCCGGCACCTTCGCCCACCGGACGGTCGCCCTCCGGCGCGAGGGCGTGATCGGCTGGACGGTCTCCCGCTCGTTCTTCCAGCGCCGGGCCGGCCTGCTGACGCTGGCCGCCGCCACCGCGGCCGGCGCCGGGGTGTACCGGGTGCGCGACGTCGCCGAGGGCGACGGGCTGGCCTTCGCCGAACAGGCCGTGCCCGGGCTGCTCGCGCCGTTCCTGGAACGCGACTGA